The region TCGATCCGGATCGGTGTGTCGATCTCTGGTCCGGTCCCGACACCGTTGGAGGCACGGGAAACCGCATTCTCAGCCCGTTCACGGAGTTCCGCCCGTGTCTCCTGAACTGGACGACAGCGAGCGGTGAACCGATCGATACCGCGTTTCACTTCCACTGTCTCGACCTCGTCGCCGAGTTCAGCGCGTGCCTCGTCGGCGGTTGTATCGTCGCCAGTCACTAACACTACTGGAACATCGAGTGCTCCAGCTAGTCCCGCGTTCCAGCCGATTTCACCGACTTCGCGGTCGTTTACGCGGAGTCGGACCAGTTTCCATCCGAAGAACGTATGATTGAGAACACCGTCTGGGGTCCCGGCCTTGGAATGGTAGCCGACGAATAGCACGCCATCGTATTCGGCGGAGAGACCCTGCATCATCGACCGTGGTTTCGTATTTCCACGGATCAGCTGTGCCCGCTCATCGAGTTGCGTGCGGTCGAGGTTTCGCATGGTCGAGTGAGCGTCATTCACGAGTACTTCGGTTGCTCCAGCTGAGACCGCCCCCTCGATCACTGCGTTCACGTCGCTGTGAAACAACTCTTGTCCACGTCGATATTCCGGTTCCCCTTTCGTTACGTCTTCTGGACTCGTGATCCCAGAAATCCCCTCCATATCAGCCGAAATGAATACGCGCACACATCCGTTTCCACAACCCGATACATAAATCGTGCGTCAAAGGTAGGCAAGCAACATCCCCGTCTCGGTCCTCGCACTATCTCGGCTGGATCGGCCAGTGAATACCTCCATCAAACGATGTCCGTTAAGGGAAAACCCGTGTCGCCATCACGAACGTCTCGTCCAGTATATCGAGGTAGTCGTCGTCGCCGGGATCAAGGCTGTTGACGACCACCTCGCCGGCGTCGCCGTACGCGTGGACGAACCGTTCATCGCCGAGGCTGATGGCGACGTGCC is a window of Halococcus agarilyticus DNA encoding:
- a CDS encoding M55 family metallopeptidase — encoded protein: MRVFISADMEGISGITSPEDVTKGEPEYRRGQELFHSDVNAVIEGAVSAGATEVLVNDAHSTMRNLDRTQLDERAQLIRGNTKPRSMMQGLSAEYDGVLFVGYHSKAGTPDGVLNHTFFGWKLVRLRVNDREVGEIGWNAGLAGALDVPVVLVTGDDTTADEARAELGDEVETVEVKRGIDRFTARCRPVQETRAELRERAENAVSRASNGVGTGPEIDTPIRIEADWATTNQAAHAAAVPSITRTDGRTTRVESDNYPDSYELSVAMLRAGGTETDAHYG